In one uncultured Devosia sp. genomic region, the following are encoded:
- a CDS encoding MFS transporter, translating to MSDSVEGRWAEIFTPRYATVTLILCLGVALLAFNAFLASISLPTAVQEMGGVALISWALTLFLVFAIVGGSGAALFKQRLGARTALLVSSAVFLVGTVIAASATSMEQVLVGRALQGLGEGVVSAICFALIPELFPSRLVPKVFGLQAMVWAVAAFGGPAAAGLLTEMVSWRAAFLINVPFVAVFAIMVVLKVPAHSPSDKQVVSFPGLRLLVIGVAIMMVALAALSQPLLATAFLVGAAALLVGAVWMDGRARDRLMPPDAFRPVSVVGTGLWMVLLINVAGAGSAVYLVLVVQEMWNYGPTAAGALAAVLSVAWSFSAIAAANVHSKETRKLLIQAGPAMIALGLLLVMTGLLIDQVLVAVIGQLVIGAGFGTCNGYLNLTMMEAASDAERDRTSALMPTTQSAGNAIGAALAGVAANAGGMAIAASAADVKLAVVPVYVLGAVMAALALLAAWRMVGMIRPQDANSSFAAG from the coding sequence ATGTCCGATTCCGTCGAGGGCCGGTGGGCCGAAATCTTCACGCCGCGTTATGCGACGGTGACGCTGATCCTGTGCCTTGGCGTGGCACTGCTGGCGTTCAACGCCTTCCTGGCATCGATCTCTTTGCCGACCGCGGTGCAGGAAATGGGCGGCGTGGCGCTGATTTCCTGGGCGCTGACGCTGTTCCTGGTGTTTGCCATTGTCGGCGGATCGGGCGCGGCGCTGTTCAAGCAGCGCCTGGGCGCGCGGACGGCGCTGCTCGTGTCGTCGGCCGTGTTTCTGGTTGGCACGGTGATCGCGGCCAGCGCCACATCGATGGAACAGGTTCTCGTGGGCCGGGCCTTGCAAGGGCTGGGCGAAGGCGTGGTTTCGGCGATCTGCTTTGCACTGATCCCGGAACTGTTTCCCTCCCGGCTGGTGCCCAAAGTGTTCGGCCTGCAGGCCATGGTCTGGGCCGTGGCGGCGTTTGGCGGCCCGGCCGCAGCGGGGCTGCTGACTGAAATGGTGTCCTGGCGGGCTGCGTTTCTGATCAATGTGCCCTTCGTGGCGGTGTTTGCCATCATGGTGGTGCTGAAGGTGCCGGCACATTCGCCGAGCGACAAGCAGGTGGTGAGCTTTCCCGGATTGCGGCTGCTGGTGATCGGCGTGGCTATCATGATGGTGGCTCTGGCGGCGCTGTCGCAACCGCTCTTGGCTACGGCGTTTCTGGTGGGCGCTGCAGCCTTGCTGGTGGGCGCCGTGTGGATGGATGGGCGGGCCCGCGACCGGTTGATGCCGCCCGATGCCTTCCGCCCGGTTTCGGTCGTGGGCACGGGGCTCTGGATGGTGCTGCTGATCAACGTGGCCGGAGCAGGATCGGCGGTCTATCTGGTGCTGGTGGTGCAGGAAATGTGGAACTATGGACCGACTGCGGCGGGCGCCCTTGCGGCCGTGCTTTCGGTGGCCTGGAGTTTTTCAGCCATTGCCGCTGCCAATGTGCACAGCAAGGAAACGCGCAAGCTCTTGATCCAGGCCGGACCGGCAATGATTGCGCTGGGCCTGTTGCTGGTGATGACGGGACTGCTGATCGACCAGGTTCTTGTTGCCGTGATCGGCCAATTGGTGATCGGCGCGGGCTTTGGCACCTGCAATGGCTATCTCAACCTGACGATGATGGAAGCGGCGAGCGACGCCGAGCGCGACCGGACCTCCGCGCTGATGCCGACGACGCAATCGGCGGGTAATGCGATCGGGGCGGCTCTGGCCGGGGTCGCGGCCAATGCGGGCGGCATGGCTATTGCGGCATCGGCGGCGGATGTGAAGCTGGCCGTGGTGCCGGTCTATGTGCTGGGCGCAGTGATGGCTGCGCTGGCGCTGCTGGCGGCGTGGCGGATGGTTGGGATGATCCGACCACAGGATGCGAATTCAAGTTTTGCGGCGGGGTAG
- a CDS encoding CreA family protein, whose product MKRLAALATAAVLAVTLAACGDSREVGNVGVDWTGNDIAIDAVADPEVQGVTCHLAYFNRSFIDRISQGNWFEDPSYSALDCSVTGPITIGDIALRGGGEEIFKEGRSLIWKSLRVTRVYDQANNSLIYLAHAREIQQGSGKMSLSVIPLNTEQVTWTNGPPPAR is encoded by the coding sequence ATGAAACGCCTTGCCGCCCTTGCCACTGCCGCCGTCCTCGCCGTCACCCTTGCTGCCTGCGGCGATAGCCGCGAAGTGGGCAATGTCGGCGTCGACTGGACCGGCAATGATATCGCCATCGATGCTGTGGCCGATCCGGAAGTCCAGGGCGTTACCTGCCATCTGGCCTATTTCAACCGCTCCTTCATCGACCGCATCAGCCAGGGCAACTGGTTCGAAGATCCGTCCTATTCAGCGCTCGATTGCTCGGTTACCGGCCCCATCACCATCGGCGATATCGCCCTGCGCGGTGGCGGCGAGGAGATCTTCAAGGAAGGCCGCTCGCTGATCTGGAAATCCCTGCGCGTCACCCGCGTCTACGACCAGGCCAACAATTCCCTGATCTATCTGGCCCATGCCCGCGAAATCCAGCAGGGCTCCGGCAAGATGAGCCTTTCGGTCATTCCGCTCAACACCGAGCAGGTCACCTGGACCAATGGTCCGCCGCCGGCGCGCTAA
- a CDS encoding MmcQ/YjbR family DNA-binding protein, translated as MSPTYPPIMRREGFEAFALALPGATLVRQWRDDSVAKVGGKIFALLDNDPGEVWLKVSDMAYELLTELVGVRPAPYFARAKWVAISVESPLSADEIEAYITEAHRIIAGKLSRKLRDELGL; from the coding sequence TTGAGCCCCACCTATCCCCCGATCATGCGACGCGAGGGCTTCGAAGCCTTCGCTCTGGCCCTTCCGGGTGCGACCCTGGTCCGGCAATGGCGCGATGATTCCGTGGCAAAGGTCGGCGGCAAGATTTTCGCGCTGCTCGACAATGATCCGGGTGAGGTCTGGCTCAAGGTCTCGGATATGGCCTATGAGCTCCTCACCGAACTTGTGGGCGTCCGACCGGCGCCTTATTTCGCCCGCGCCAAATGGGTGGCGATCTCGGTCGAAAGTCCGCTCAGCGCAGACGAGATCGAGGCCTATATCACCGAGGCGCACCGAATCATTGCCGGCAAACTCAGCCGCAAGCTGCGGGATGAACTCGGGCTCTAG
- a CDS encoding peroxiredoxin has protein sequence MSILIGDTAPDFTVDSTEGPIHFHDYIDGSWAVLFSHPKNFTPVCTTELGYTAKLKPEFDKRGVKVLGLSVDKLEDHGGWAKDIEETQGTALNFPLLADTKGEVARLYDMIHPNADNTLTVRSVFVVGPDKKVKLKIEYPASTGRNFDEVLRVIDSLQLTAKYSVATPVNWKDGEDVIIASSVSAEAAKEKFPGGWKEPKPYLRIVPQPRG, from the coding sequence ATGTCCATCCTGATTGGCGATACCGCCCCCGATTTCACCGTCGACTCCACCGAAGGCCCGATCCACTTCCACGACTATATCGATGGGTCCTGGGCGGTCCTCTTCAGCCATCCCAAGAATTTCACGCCGGTCTGCACCACCGAGCTGGGCTACACCGCCAAGCTCAAGCCGGAATTCGACAAGCGCGGCGTCAAGGTTCTGGGTCTGAGCGTCGACAAGCTCGAGGATCACGGCGGTTGGGCCAAGGACATCGAGGAAACCCAGGGCACCGCCCTCAATTTTCCGCTGCTTGCCGACACCAAGGGTGAAGTCGCCAGGCTCTACGACATGATCCATCCCAATGCCGACAACACGCTGACCGTGCGTTCGGTTTTCGTCGTCGGCCCGGACAAGAAGGTCAAGCTCAAGATCGAATACCCGGCCTCGACGGGCCGCAATTTCGATGAAGTGCTGCGCGTCATCGACTCGCTGCAGCTGACGGCAAAATATTCGGTCGCTACGCCCGTCAACTGGAAGGACGGCGAAGACGTCATTATCGCCTCGTCCGTTTCGGCTGAAGCGGCCAAGGAAAAGTTCCCGGGCGGCTGGAAGGAACCCAAGCCCTATCTGCGCATTGTTCCCCAGCCCCGCGGGTAA